The Pimelobacter simplex genomic sequence GCGGCGGCGGAACCGGGTCGCACTTGCGGTCGCTGCGCTTGCCGGGCTTGCGCGCCGGCAGCTTCCCGGTGTCGAGATAGCTCGCGACCAGGTCGTCGGTGCAGGCGATGCCCGAGAGCGAGCCCGAGTGCGTCGTACCGCCGACGCCCTCGATCAGGAAGGACGACGGGAAGACCTGGCGCGTGGCGAGGGCACCGGTGAACACGGTGGCCGCGTCCCGGGTCTCGCCGATGAGCAGGATCCGCGACTTCACCTTCTTGCCGTTGACCTTGAACGCCTTGCTGGAACGGGCCGGCCAGTTGAGGCAGGGCGCGTTGTACCAGGTGTTCCCCCAGGTCAGGAACGGGTGCTTGCGGTGGATCCGCCAGGCGTCGGCCTTGGTCTTCTGCCAGCCCGGCCACTGCGCGTCGGTGCACTGCACGCCGTTGTAGACCGCGAACCCGTTGTCGTCGCCGGGACCGGCGTACTGGGCGAGGACGTCGGCGCCGTCACCGGTCCGGACCAGCTTGGCGTACGCCGCACCGATCTCGGCCCAGCCGTAGACGTAGTAGCCGGCCCCGAGCATCACGTCGTCGAGCTCGTCGGGACCGAGCTTGCCACCCGCCGCGGGCGTGCGGTCGAGCTTCTTGCGGAGCTGGTAGTAGCCCTTCTTGATGGCCTTCCAGCTGCCGCCCAGGTGGTAGGTCGCGTCGTTCTTGGCGAGCCAGCGGAAGTAGACGTCCATGTTCTTGTCGAACTGGACGTTCTGCTCGAGGTTGGCCTTGTAGAAGGCATTCTTGGCGTTGAGCACGCCGTCCCACACGAACCGGCCGACCCGCTTCGGGAACATGGTCGCGTAGACCTGGCCGAGGTAGGTGCCGTAGGAGAAGCCGTAGTAGTTCATCTTCTGCTGCCCGACGGCCTTGCGCAGGCTGTCGAGGTCGCGCGCCACGTCGGTCGTCTTCATGTGGGGCAGCAGGCGCCGCGCGTCGGCCTTGCCGCACGCCTTGGCGTAGTTGCGGGTGACCTTGCGCCACCAGTTCATGATCGACGGCTTGGTCGGCACGTAGTTGGGGCGGTTGAACCCGGCGCCCTTGTAGTTCGGGTTGCAGCTCAGCGCGGGCTCGCTGCTGCCGACACCGCGGGGGTCGAAGCCGTACCAGTCGTACTTGGCGCCGACGCCGTCGGGGATGACGCCACCCAGGGTGACCAGGCCGAGGCCCGAGCCACCGGGACCACCCGGGTTGACCGCGATCATGCCCTTGAAGTCGGCATCGGTGTGCAGGATCCGGCTGACCGCGATCTTGATCTTCTTGCCGGCCGGCTTGGCGTAGTCGAGCGGCACCGTCAGCATCGTGCACTGGGCGCCGGCGCTCTGCAGCCCCTGGCTCTCGCACGCGCCCCAGACCAGCGGGGCCCGCTCAGCGGCGCTCGCCGCGCCCGTCGCCGTCGTACGCGTGGCGGGGGCGGCGGTGCTGCCGGCCGCCGGCACCAGCACCGCGGCGCCCACCGCGAGCGAGGCGAGGATCGTGAGTGGTCTCTTCACGTGGTTCATCCCTCCGAGTGAGAACGGCCGGGATCTACCCGGCACCCGACCGACCTTGCCTCGTCCCCGGGGTCCGCGTCCATACCCAATCCCGGGAAAAATTGCGGTCGGTTCAGGACTTGACCGCAAGAGTCAGCGCGAAGTCGCCGCCCGGGTCGGTCCACACCCGCGCCACCCCGAGCCCGGCTCCCTCGAGCTCGGCCGCGATCCGGCTGACCCGGAACTTGGTCGAGATCTCGATCCGGATCTCCTCGCCGACGGCGAGGTCGAGGACCAGCTCGGCGCCGGGGATGGTGACCCGCTGGGGCACCTCGACCCGCAGCCGCAGGTCCATCCGCTCCATGTGCGGGTCCCAGAAGGGCACGTAGGAGAAGCCGTCCGGGTCGAAGTCGCCGCCCAGCTCGCGGTTGACGACGACCAGCGCGTTGCGGACGAACGCCTCCGTCACGCCCTGGCTGTCGTCGTAGGCCGCGATGAGCCGGTCGGCGCTCTTGACCAGGTCGGTGCCCAGGAGCAGCGAGTCGCCCGGCTCGAGGACGTCGGCGACGGCGCCGAGGAAGGCGCGGCGCTCCTCGAGGTAGAGGTTGCCGATGGTGCCGCCGAGGAAGGCGACCATGCGCCGTCCGCCGGCGGGCAGCTGGGCGAGGTGGAGCGTGAAGTCGCCGACGACGGCGACCACCTCGAGGTCGGGATAGCGCTCCGCGATCTGGTCGGCCGCCTCGCGCAGCGTCGCCTCGGAGACGTCGACCGGCGCGAAGCGGGTCAGCTGGCCCGCGCGGGTGAACGCGTCGAGCAGGAGCCGGGTCTTCTCGCTGGTGCCGCTGCCGAGCTCGATGAGCGAGGTCGCTCCGC encodes the following:
- a CDS encoding alpha/beta hydrolase, coding for MKRPLTILASLAVGAAVLVPAAGSTAAPATRTTATGAASAAERAPLVWGACESQGLQSAGAQCTMLTVPLDYAKPAGKKIKIAVSRILHTDADFKGMIAVNPGGPGGSGLGLVTLGGVIPDGVGAKYDWYGFDPRGVGSSEPALSCNPNYKGAGFNRPNYVPTKPSIMNWWRKVTRNYAKACGKADARRLLPHMKTTDVARDLDSLRKAVGQQKMNYYGFSYGTYLGQVYATMFPKRVGRFVWDGVLNAKNAFYKANLEQNVQFDKNMDVYFRWLAKNDATYHLGGSWKAIKKGYYQLRKKLDRTPAAGGKLGPDELDDVMLGAGYYVYGWAEIGAAYAKLVRTGDGADVLAQYAGPGDDNGFAVYNGVQCTDAQWPGWQKTKADAWRIHRKHPFLTWGNTWYNAPCLNWPARSSKAFKVNGKKVKSRILLIGETRDAATVFTGALATRQVFPSSFLIEGVGGTTHSGSLSGIACTDDLVASYLDTGKLPARKPGKRSDRKCDPVPPPPASAGAERRSGSDGFRDLLIEAQLIGR
- the egtD gene encoding L-histidine N(alpha)-methyltransferase; protein product: MSRREPEVTVLLEPDWASGSLADDVRRGLTRHPRTLPPRWLYDDHGSALFDQITRLPEYYPFTAERAILETHADEIVTASGATSLIELGSGTSEKTRLLLDAFTRAGQLTRFAPVDVSEATLREAADQIAERYPDLEVVAVVGDFTLHLAQLPAGGRRMVAFLGGTIGNLYLEERRAFLGAVADVLEPGDSLLLGTDLVKSADRLIAAYDDSQGVTEAFVRNALVVVNRELGGDFDPDGFSYVPFWDPHMERMDLRLRVEVPQRVTIPGAELVLDLAVGEEIRIEISTKFRVSRIAAELEGAGLGVARVWTDPGGDFALTLAVKS